The following proteins come from a genomic window of Andrena cerasifolii isolate SP2316 chromosome 6, iyAndCera1_principal, whole genome shotgun sequence:
- the LOC143369856 gene encoding uncharacterized protein LOC143369856 isoform X2, with the protein MTKHRALAFPILLLPIATFATAWVAAVPHQAGSNDLQRGLYGPASAEYFGPYLEEHGSARGKTFERQPSKDSIAGDTTTGIAAAAELSRALKDRSRYVRDDGDRRERNLDQIGGGNLLRRGLLERESAYDSGRWPTPMNARNLDQIGGGNLLRDVDDRLDRNLDQIGGGNLVRDLAQVANEIARERAVESRSRSSSHLPLPLQSRYADGP; encoded by the exons ATGACGAAACACCGTGCACTCGCCTTCCCGATCCTCCTTCTGCCGATCGCAACATTCGCGACCGCTTGGGTAGCGGCCGTGCCCCATCAG GCTGGATCGAACGATTTGCAACGTGGTCTCTACGGACCAGCGTCCGCAGAATATTTTGGCCCATATCTCGAAGAGCATG GCTCGGCGAGGGGGAAGACGTTCGAGCGGCAACCTTCCAAGGATTCGATCGCGGGGGACACGACGACGGGGATTGCAGCGGCGGCGGAGCTTTCGCGAGCCCTGAAAGATCGATCGCGATACGTTCGCGACGATGGGGATCGTCGGGAGCGAAATCTCGATCAGATCGGCGGCGGCAATCTGTTGAGGAGGGGCCTGCTGGAACGAGAGTCCGCCTACGATTCTGGCCGGTGGCCGACGCCCATGAATGCAAGGAATCTCGATCAAATAGGCGGAGGAAATTTGCTACGCGACGTGGACGATCGCCTGGATCGGAACTTGGATCAAATCGGCGGAGGAAACTTAGTGCGGGACTTGGCCCAGGTGGCCAACGAAATTGCTCGCGAACGGGCGGTGGAGTCGCGTTCGCGCTCTAGTTCGCATTTACCTTTACCTTTGCAGTCGCGATACGCCGACGGGCCGTAG
- the LOC143369856 gene encoding orcokinin peptides isoform X3, giving the protein MTKHRALAFPILLLPIATFATAWVAAVPHQLQAGSNDLQRGLYGPASAEYFGPYLEEHDSMDPRVSRLDNVNGHRDLRFNDPTGRDFDLPATVTLDRIDVLPTGRRVYASPNEIHHRSTVERTAKRNIDEIDRTAFDNFVKRNMEKQLIGWNGLVKRLNDFLAFVRSNDFETVA; this is encoded by the exons ATGACGAAACACCGTGCACTCGCCTTCCCGATCCTCCTTCTGCCGATCGCAACATTCGCGACCGCTTGGGTAGCGGCCGTGCCCCATCAG TTGCAGGCTGGATCGAACGATTTGCAACGTGGTCTCTACGGACCAGCGTCCGCAGAATATTTTGGCCCATATCTCGAAGAGCATG ATTCGATGGACCCGCGGGTCTCTCGGTTGGATAACGTCAATGGACACCGCGATCTTCGCTTCAACGATCCCACTGGTCGCGATTTCGACTTGCCTGCAACCGTCACGTTGGACCGTATCGATGTGCTCCCGACCGGAAG ACGAGTCTATGCTTCTCCGAACGAGATCCACCACCGGTCGACGGTCGAGCGGACCGCCAAACGGAACATCGACGAAATCGATCGGACGGCCTTCGACAATTTTGTGAAACGGAACATGGAGAAACAGCTGATCGGATGGAACGGATTAGTGAAGAGACTCAACGATTTCCTCGCTTTCGTCAGGTCCAATGACTTTGAAACTGTTGCTTAA
- the LOC143369858 gene encoding uncharacterized protein LOC143369858 → MCRQVDRARGNVQYIGEQVARGMKEMKGDVGEELRVTDRLTAQSSKLAGVLKRFATLEENVLELVRMDRNRENARIETPADVNEEIRRIVAASERKTNGQRGQGGQHRAKLRERVENEVEVVAEAGAGGVAVADADARRSAGRDSVYRNPLSKFSACSPREVGFVARKPIDDRPRTPTTPEVRLLGERIR, encoded by the exons ATGTGTCGGCAGGTTGACCGGGCGCGCGGCAACGTCCAGTACATCGGTGAACAAGTCGCCAGAGGAATGAAAGAG ATGAAGGGTGACGTCGGGGAAGAATTGCGAGTGACCGACCGATTAACCGCGCAGAGCTCCAAGCTGGCTGGGGTGTTGAAACGATTTGCGACGCTCGAAGAAAACGTGCTCGAG CTGGTGCGCATGGACCGGAATAGGGAGAACGCCAGGATCGAGACCCCTGCGGACGTGAACGAAGAGATCAGGAGAATCGTGGCCGCGTCGGAGAGGAAGACGAACGGGCAACGCGGGCAAGGGGGGCAACATCGGGCAAAGCTGAGAGAGAGAgttgaaaatgaagttgaagttgTAGCTGAAGCTGGAGCTGGAGGTGTGGCTGTAGCTGATGCTGATGCTCGCCGTTCCGCTGGCCGTGATTCCGTCTACCGAAATCCTCTGTCGAAATTTTCAGCGTGCAGCCCGCGCGAAGTTGGTTTCGTCGCGCGCAAACCGATCGATGATCGACCCCGAACGCCGACTACGCCGGAAGTTCGACTTCTCGGCGAGCGTATCCGCTAG
- the LOC143369856 gene encoding orcokinin peptides isoform X4 — MTKHRALAFPILLLPIATFATAWVAAVPHQAGSNDLQRGLYGPASAEYFGPYLEEHDSMDPRVSRLDNVNGHRDLRFNDPTGRDFDLPATVTLDRIDVLPTGRRVYASPNEIHHRSTVERTAKRNIDEIDRTAFDNFVKRNMEKQLIGWNGLVKRLNDFLAFVRSNDFETVA; from the exons ATGACGAAACACCGTGCACTCGCCTTCCCGATCCTCCTTCTGCCGATCGCAACATTCGCGACCGCTTGGGTAGCGGCCGTGCCCCATCAG GCTGGATCGAACGATTTGCAACGTGGTCTCTACGGACCAGCGTCCGCAGAATATTTTGGCCCATATCTCGAAGAGCATG ATTCGATGGACCCGCGGGTCTCTCGGTTGGATAACGTCAATGGACACCGCGATCTTCGCTTCAACGATCCCACTGGTCGCGATTTCGACTTGCCTGCAACCGTCACGTTGGACCGTATCGATGTGCTCCCGACCGGAAG ACGAGTCTATGCTTCTCCGAACGAGATCCACCACCGGTCGACGGTCGAGCGGACCGCCAAACGGAACATCGACGAAATCGATCGGACGGCCTTCGACAATTTTGTGAAACGGAACATGGAGAAACAGCTGATCGGATGGAACGGATTAGTGAAGAGACTCAACGATTTCCTCGCTTTCGTCAGGTCCAATGACTTTGAAACTGTTGCTTAA
- the LOC143369856 gene encoding uncharacterized protein LOC143369856 isoform X1: MTKHRALAFPILLLPIATFATAWVAAVPHQLQAGSNDLQRGLYGPASAEYFGPYLEEHGSARGKTFERQPSKDSIAGDTTTGIAAAAELSRALKDRSRYVRDDGDRRERNLDQIGGGNLLRRGLLERESAYDSGRWPTPMNARNLDQIGGGNLLRDVDDRLDRNLDQIGGGNLVRDLAQVANEIARERAVESRSRSSSHLPLPLQSRYADGP; encoded by the exons ATGACGAAACACCGTGCACTCGCCTTCCCGATCCTCCTTCTGCCGATCGCAACATTCGCGACCGCTTGGGTAGCGGCCGTGCCCCATCAG TTGCAGGCTGGATCGAACGATTTGCAACGTGGTCTCTACGGACCAGCGTCCGCAGAATATTTTGGCCCATATCTCGAAGAGCATG GCTCGGCGAGGGGGAAGACGTTCGAGCGGCAACCTTCCAAGGATTCGATCGCGGGGGACACGACGACGGGGATTGCAGCGGCGGCGGAGCTTTCGCGAGCCCTGAAAGATCGATCGCGATACGTTCGCGACGATGGGGATCGTCGGGAGCGAAATCTCGATCAGATCGGCGGCGGCAATCTGTTGAGGAGGGGCCTGCTGGAACGAGAGTCCGCCTACGATTCTGGCCGGTGGCCGACGCCCATGAATGCAAGGAATCTCGATCAAATAGGCGGAGGAAATTTGCTACGCGACGTGGACGATCGCCTGGATCGGAACTTGGATCAAATCGGCGGAGGAAACTTAGTGCGGGACTTGGCCCAGGTGGCCAACGAAATTGCTCGCGAACGGGCGGTGGAGTCGCGTTCGCGCTCTAGTTCGCATTTACCTTTACCTTTGCAGTCGCGATACGCCGACGGGCCGTAG